In Triticum aestivum cultivar Chinese Spring chromosome 5B, IWGSC CS RefSeq v2.1, whole genome shotgun sequence, the following proteins share a genomic window:
- the LOC123112120 gene encoding mini zinc finger protein 3 codes for MKRLVVLRRCEPIVRFSCCGVRYGECRHNHAASTGGYAVDGCREFIAEGEEGTFGALKCSACGCHRSFHHRVQVYEVAWDCESDTSSSSSSSG; via the coding sequence ATGAAGAGGCTGGTGGTCCTGAGGAGGTGCGAGCCGATCGTGCGGTTCAGCTGCTGCGGCGTGCGGTACGGCGAGTGCCGCCACAACCACGCCGCCAGCACCGGGGGCTATGCTGTGGATGGCTGCAGGGAGTTCATCGCCGAGGGCGAGGAGGGCACCTTCGGCGCGCTCAAGTGCTCGGCCTGCGGCTGCCACCGCAGCTTCCACCACAGGGTGCAGGTCTACGAGGTTGCATGGGACTGCGAGTCCGAcacgtcgtcgtcgtcttcaagcAGCGGCTAG